The following coding sequences are from one Novosphingobium sp. Gsoil 351 window:
- a CDS encoding helix-turn-helix domain-containing protein, with product MNSNQELRSLKRGLKVLALLNQVENVSITELARYLKLPRTTAERILLTLLAEGYVHRVPDDKRYRLSSRVCTLSGGFSEDCRVVQTATPLLFRLTEQIGWPLAIATPSGDMMTLRTTSDPATSLWLSRRRVGAQTPLLGSSSGLIAYAFSLPAEQAAMRVLLAQSAEAENRDRIGDDDALDMLLQPVIENGFAFQPPPRNHPEQSVAFPIFSGGRYVASLLMIYMTQAMTSFTVIEKYVPHLRLLADRIGKASEAREELDCDVEMGFPPFVAAPAFSRGPHVV from the coding sequence ATGAACTCCAATCAGGAACTGCGGTCGCTCAAGCGGGGACTGAAAGTGCTCGCGCTGCTCAACCAGGTGGAGAACGTGTCGATCACCGAGCTTGCGCGCTATCTTAAGTTGCCGCGCACGACCGCGGAACGGATCCTTCTCACGCTGCTGGCCGAAGGCTATGTCCACCGCGTTCCCGACGACAAGCGGTATCGCCTCAGTTCGCGGGTGTGCACGCTTTCGGGCGGTTTTTCGGAAGATTGCCGGGTGGTCCAGACCGCCACGCCGCTGTTGTTCCGGCTGACCGAACAGATCGGCTGGCCACTCGCGATCGCCACGCCTTCGGGCGACATGATGACCTTGCGCACCACCAGCGATCCGGCGACTTCGCTGTGGCTCAGCCGCCGTAGGGTCGGTGCGCAGACGCCGCTGCTCGGCTCGTCGAGCGGCCTGATTGCCTATGCCTTTTCGCTGCCCGCCGAACAGGCAGCGATGCGCGTGCTGCTCGCGCAATCCGCCGAGGCCGAAAACCGCGACCGCATCGGCGACGACGATGCGCTCGATATGCTGCTCCAACCTGTGATCGAGAACGGCTTTGCGTTCCAGCCGCCGCCGCGCAATCATCCCGAACAGAGCGTCGCGTTCCCCATCTTCAGCGGTGGCCGTTATGTTGCCAGCCTGCTGATGATCTACATGACCCAGGCGATGACCAGCTTTACGGTGATCGAGAAATACGTGCCGCATCTTCGCCTTCTGGCTGACCGCATCGGCAAGGCGAGCGAAGCGCGCGAGGAACTGGACTGCGATGTCGAAATGGGCTTCCCGCCATTCGTCGCCGCTCCGGCATTTTCGCGGGGGCCTCATGTGGTCTGA
- a CDS encoding formylglycine-generating enzyme family protein: protein MRKALNALAILLALGTPVAVAIGSPGPVHTFRDGAGLPAMVVVPPGSVLLGSSEIETTREGRAPALAASEHPQRTVTFERGFAMSQAHVTQAEFARFVRATRRDMAGCVVAIAGKWSEGRLADYDFRNPGWRQRGNEPAVCVDWDDATAYVAWLSVRTGKHYRLPHEDEWEYAARGGRETARWWSDGISAICAHANGGDRAYAATMPDDKSANLACRDGYARTNPVDRFPANPFGLHDMLGNAWQWTADCFTPVAGRAAPGRSCQARSIRGGSWHNGVAILRAATRFSLPPTMRSSSLGFRVVRDMP, encoded by the coding sequence ATGCGCAAAGCCTTGAACGCCTTGGCCATTCTGCTCGCATTGGGCACGCCGGTGGCCGTGGCAATCGGCTCGCCCGGACCCGTTCACACCTTCCGCGACGGCGCGGGATTGCCGGCGATGGTGGTTGTTCCGCCCGGCTCCGTGCTGCTGGGATCAAGCGAGATCGAAACCACCCGCGAGGGCAGGGCGCCGGCGCTGGCGGCGTCCGAACACCCGCAGCGCACGGTCACATTCGAGCGTGGCTTCGCGATGTCGCAAGCCCACGTGACTCAGGCCGAATTCGCCCGCTTCGTCCGCGCCACGCGGCGCGACATGGCGGGGTGCGTTGTCGCGATCGCGGGCAAGTGGAGCGAGGGACGGCTAGCGGACTACGATTTCCGCAATCCCGGCTGGAGGCAGCGCGGCAACGAGCCAGCTGTCTGCGTCGATTGGGACGATGCGACTGCCTATGTCGCATGGCTCTCGGTGCGCACCGGTAAGCACTATCGTCTGCCGCACGAGGACGAGTGGGAATACGCGGCGCGCGGCGGACGGGAAACCGCGCGCTGGTGGAGCGATGGGATCTCCGCCATCTGTGCCCACGCGAACGGCGGCGACCGCGCCTATGCCGCGACCATGCCCGACGACAAGTCGGCCAACCTCGCATGCCGCGATGGGTACGCCCGCACCAATCCGGTAGACCGCTTCCCCGCCAACCCGTTCGGCCTGCATGACATGCTCGGCAACGCTTGGCAGTGGACCGCCGATTGTTTTACCCCAGTCGCCGGAAGGGCCGCGCCCGGCCGGTCGTGCCAGGCGCGCTCGATCCGGGGGGGATCGTGGCACAACGGCGTGGCCATCCTGCGCGCCGCGACCCGGTTCAGCCTGCCGCCGACGATGCGAAGTTCCAGCCTTGGCTTCCGCGTCGTCCGGGACATGCCCTAA
- a CDS encoding MFS transporter gives MDPRRNHRRAAVPDRGGLVAGVAAGALADRYRARRVVLVSQALLVLAFAAFALLPPSLPLFYMAYFMLAVLGAGTMTMTWSRAITGWFVAGRGLALGLSLVGTGLIGALLPSYVGWLVSHYGWQGAYLGLAALPLVLGMPLTFLFFREPEEAGVVGSQAPAVDAIGHSIAQALRTRCFWQMTIAFSVVAVAISGVNVHAVPLLTDRGVTPATAAALAGLIGLAVTAGRLVSGYLLDRIRGPLVAFGMFGLPALACVLLSVAGANVWLCGLAIAVVGLAAGAEHDIAAFFCARYFGRHHYGKIYGLLYTLYGVGAGLGPLLAGWAVERAGDYALALHAASAMFAVAAALILTLRPPPQLERREVAA, from the coding sequence CTGGACCCGCGCCGAAATCACCGCCGCGCCGCTGTTCCTGACCGCGGGGGGCTTGTCGCCGGAGTGGCCGCGGGAGCGCTGGCCGACCGCTATCGCGCCCGCCGGGTGGTCCTCGTCTCGCAGGCGCTGCTGGTCCTGGCCTTCGCCGCGTTCGCGCTGCTGCCGCCGTCGCTGCCGTTGTTTTACATGGCGTATTTCATGCTGGCGGTGCTCGGCGCGGGGACGATGACGATGACCTGGAGCCGGGCGATCACCGGCTGGTTCGTCGCCGGACGGGGCTTGGCCCTTGGGCTTTCGCTGGTCGGCACCGGGCTGATCGGGGCGCTGCTGCCGAGCTACGTCGGCTGGCTGGTTTCGCACTACGGCTGGCAGGGCGCCTACCTTGGCCTGGCGGCGCTGCCGCTGGTGCTGGGTATGCCGCTGACCTTCCTATTCTTTCGCGAGCCGGAAGAGGCGGGGGTGGTCGGCAGTCAGGCGCCCGCGGTCGACGCGATCGGCCACTCGATCGCTCAGGCGCTGCGCACTCGGTGCTTCTGGCAGATGACCATCGCCTTTTCGGTGGTCGCGGTGGCGATCTCGGGGGTCAATGTTCACGCCGTGCCGTTGCTCACCGACCGCGGCGTCACCCCCGCCACCGCCGCCGCGCTGGCGGGATTGATCGGGCTGGCGGTGACCGCGGGGCGGCTGGTCAGCGGCTATCTGCTCGATCGCATCAGGGGTCCGCTGGTGGCGTTCGGCATGTTCGGACTGCCCGCGTTAGCCTGCGTCCTGCTCTCGGTGGCTGGCGCCAACGTCTGGCTGTGCGGGCTGGCGATCGCGGTGGTCGGACTGGCCGCGGGGGCCGAGCACGACATCGCAGCGTTCTTCTGTGCGCGCTATTTCGGACGTCATCACTACGGCAAGATCTATGGCCTGCTGTATACGCTATACGGGGTCGGAGCAGGTCTCGGCCCGCTTTTGGCAGGGTGGGCGGTGGAGCGCGCGGGCGACTATGCGCTCGCCCTCCATGCCGCCTCGGCAATGTTCGCGGTGGCTGCAGCGCTGATCTTGACGCTTCGGCCCCCGCCCCAACTAGAACGCCGCGAGGTGGCCGCGTAG
- a CDS encoding NtaA/DmoA family FMN-dependent monooxygenase (This protein belongs to a clade of FMN-dependent monooxygenases, within a broader family of flavin-dependent oxidoreductases, the luciferase-like monooxygenase (LMM) family, some of whose members use coenzyme F420 rather than FMN.), translating to MFHLAWFTNPRAHGWTANGADRWAGNDILPERWQTLDFLKDMARQLESACFDFIMIEDHVVLTNDKQNLEPRIDPMIVMSVLSQVTRRLGLIGTFSSSFYPPFLLARQIASVDHVSRGRAGWNVVTSSEDWAARAFGRDKQPPHDERYAIADEMLDLIKQLWDAWEEDPFEMSAETGRYVDPTKFREFEFEGKYHRSLGPLNVTRSPQGRPAICQAGSSPAGRDFAAKHSDVILCSTFGRNSVPALKEFRDDIRERMVRHGRDPDEAKVMFLISPVLGDTLAAAQHRYDEIVGMTPTILAQRLGRLTLHTGLDWTKFDLDAPFPDIDPASVEGFQGFVASIKAKAKGGQTLREALSEQETTSLKLIGTPEMVADQMEAAIAEIGGDGFLMHARPLTRRYLAEILDGLVPLLQKRGLVRSTYETTTLRGHLAAF from the coding sequence ATGTTCCACCTCGCCTGGTTCACCAACCCCCGCGCCCATGGCTGGACTGCCAACGGTGCGGATCGCTGGGCGGGCAACGACATCCTGCCGGAACGCTGGCAAACGCTCGATTTCCTCAAGGACATGGCGCGCCAGCTGGAAAGCGCCTGCTTCGACTTCATCATGATCGAGGACCACGTCGTCCTGACCAACGACAAGCAGAACCTTGAACCGCGGATCGATCCGATGATCGTGATGTCGGTACTGAGCCAAGTGACCCGACGGCTCGGCTTGATCGGCACTTTCTCCAGCTCGTTCTATCCCCCGTTCCTGCTCGCTCGGCAGATCGCCTCGGTAGACCACGTTTCGCGCGGGCGCGCCGGGTGGAATGTTGTGACATCGAGCGAGGACTGGGCCGCGCGCGCGTTCGGCCGCGACAAGCAGCCACCGCACGATGAACGCTATGCCATCGCCGACGAGATGCTCGACCTGATCAAGCAGTTATGGGACGCGTGGGAGGAAGACCCGTTCGAGATGAGCGCCGAAACCGGGCGCTATGTCGATCCGACAAAGTTCCGCGAGTTCGAGTTCGAGGGCAAGTATCACCGCTCGCTCGGGCCGCTCAACGTCACTCGCTCGCCGCAGGGACGTCCCGCAATCTGCCAGGCGGGATCGTCTCCAGCCGGGCGCGACTTCGCGGCCAAGCATTCGGACGTGATCCTGTGCTCGACTTTCGGCCGCAACAGCGTTCCCGCGCTCAAGGAGTTTCGCGACGATATTCGCGAACGGATGGTCAGGCACGGCCGCGATCCCGACGAGGCCAAAGTGATGTTCCTGATCTCGCCGGTGTTGGGCGATACGCTCGCGGCGGCGCAGCACCGCTATGACGAGATCGTCGGGATGACCCCGACGATCCTCGCCCAGCGGCTGGGCAGGCTAACTCTCCACACCGGGCTCGACTGGACCAAGTTCGACCTCGACGCGCCGTTCCCGGACATCGACCCGGCAAGCGTCGAGGGCTTTCAGGGCTTTGTCGCCTCGATCAAGGCCAAGGCAAAGGGCGGCCAGACCCTGCGCGAGGCGCTGAGCGAACAGGAGACGACATCGCTCAAGCTGATTGGGACGCCCGAGATGGTCGCCGACCAGATGGAGGCCGCGATCGCCGAGATCGGCGGCGACGGCTTCCTGATGCACGCCCGCCCTCTGACCAGGCGGTATCTCGCCGAAATCCTCGATGGGCTGGTGCCGCTGCTGCAGAAACGCGGTCTGGTGCGTTCGACTTATGAAACCACCACGCTACGCGGCCACCTCGCGGCGTTCTAG
- a CDS encoding tannase/feruloyl esterase family alpha/beta hydrolase, which yields MGCGRRRARADRATGSGRRARTARSDRSWQRNAPRRSCRGLRCAQGHRFLADQGRAIADRQCRCQARHCRTSPHCLVNGRIAPTIGYRMWLPLGTWNGKFAQTGCGGRCGDILDDGCQIVLARGYACLAADLGHKGTFYDDLWAIDNVPGEIDFGFRATHVSNITGRAVTEAFYGAKPRYAYYFGASTGGRQGLIEAQRFPADFDGIVAGEPAMGTPGTPSPETGPALRDSVAALNPGGKPIVTPDEVMAIHAAALARCDLDDNARDGFISNPRACAFKPVDMACKAAKQPTCLTPEQVAAVTRVYANGAMSGSEKGWLGAYVGATEGEPGRYLWRLKNPYKYPYAWIFNDATNPDLRAFKARGGKLILYQGWADEATYPGNPPAYYETVERLMGGRAATQDFFRLFMIPGQNHIPQVGGGAETVDYLSYLEAWVERGEVPEVLLAGKYRELARFAGPVTYASYLRPDNVEFSRPVYPYPVQARYSGKGDVRQAGNWKPFAPR from the coding sequence TTGGGCTGCGGGCGCCGCCGGGCTCGCGCTGATCGTGCAACCGGTTCTGGCCGCCGCGCCCGTACCGCCCGCTCCGACCGCTCCTGGCAACGGAACGCCCCCCGGCGATCCTGCCGTGGCCTGCGCTGCGCTCAAGGACACCGATTTCTCGCTGATCAAGGACGCGCCATCGCTGATCGTCAGTGCCGTTGCCAAGCCCGCCACTGCCGAACTTCCCCCCATTGCCTGGTCAACGGTCGGATCGCGCCGACGATCGGCTATCGAATGTGGCTGCCGCTGGGCACCTGGAACGGCAAATTCGCCCAGACCGGTTGCGGCGGGCGCTGCGGAGACATTCTCGACGACGGATGTCAGATCGTGCTCGCGCGAGGTTATGCCTGCCTCGCCGCCGATCTTGGCCATAAAGGCACGTTTTACGACGACCTTTGGGCGATCGATAATGTCCCGGGCGAAATCGACTTCGGATTCCGCGCGACGCATGTATCGAACATCACCGGGCGAGCGGTGACCGAGGCGTTTTACGGGGCCAAGCCGCGCTATGCCTATTACTTCGGCGCCTCGACCGGAGGCCGCCAGGGGCTGATCGAAGCACAGCGTTTCCCCGCCGACTTCGACGGCATCGTTGCAGGCGAGCCGGCGATGGGCACGCCGGGAACACCCAGCCCCGAGACCGGCCCGGCGCTGCGCGACAGCGTCGCCGCGCTCAATCCCGGCGGCAAGCCGATCGTCACGCCCGACGAGGTCATGGCGATCCACGCCGCCGCGCTCGCGCGCTGCGATCTGGACGACAACGCGCGTGACGGGTTCATTTCCAATCCGCGGGCCTGTGCGTTCAAACCGGTGGACATGGCTTGCAAGGCAGCCAAGCAGCCGACCTGCCTTACCCCGGAACAGGTCGCGGCGGTGACCCGGGTCTACGCCAACGGCGCGATGTCGGGTTCGGAAAAGGGCTGGCTCGGTGCTTATGTCGGAGCAACCGAGGGAGAGCCGGGGCGCTATCTGTGGCGGCTCAAGAACCCCTACAAGTATCCCTATGCCTGGATTTTCAACGACGCCACCAACCCCGATCTGCGCGCGTTCAAGGCGCGGGGTGGAAAGCTGATCCTCTATCAGGGCTGGGCTGACGAGGCGACCTATCCTGGCAACCCACCCGCCTACTACGAGACGGTCGAACGCCTGATGGGCGGCCGCGCGGCGACGCAGGATTTCTTCCGCCTGTTCATGATCCCGGGGCAGAACCACATCCCCCAAGTCGGGGGCGGCGCCGAGACGGTCGACTACCTCAGCTACCTCGAGGCCTGGGTCGAGCGCGGCGAGGTGCCTGAGGTGCTGCTCGCTGGGAAATACCGCGAGCTCGCCCGGTTCGCCGGCCCTGTCACTTATGCGTCCTACCTTCGCCCGGACAATGTCGAATTCAGCCGCCCGGTGTATCCCTATCCGGTGCAAGCGCGGTATTCGGGCAAGGGCGACGTGAGGCAAGCAGGCAACTGGAAGCCTTTCGCACCGCGCTGA
- a CDS encoding TonB-dependent receptor: MAKTLARTLLCATALTKFALPQSAVAQDTSPQAAADESTAAEEPSNVITVTARRRDESIVDVPLAITVVSSEKMDRLNLKSTRDIANFTPSLEFSDFTQGNSRNDRGANRTIIFRGLNLANNGGSTTQAASLFLDGAAVISNEIPGSLDIGAVEVLRGPQNVYFGRATMTGAISYRTKAIPDRFTVDANATVAERETYKFEASVAGPIVGDALGARVTGLYETNDGYITNAYKPSGKKLGARERRSISGTVDFKPVDTMEFKAYVNYFEDDDNPSATVNIFPDAQYAAAGGNANLQGALVSLGTVTNCLKGRDATLNGVTTLARATICGKVPGRSRALAYSRTDIPAEYQAVLFDLNPFIKAEGFERTAGSHRNGFNSHLVANFQISDYLKFQSITGYHNNTTLVAVDGAQQPITPQSQFSILFFGLTSRFKDLSQEIRLSSDPERAFSWTVGANYIDARVLSQAFNLTTSNIQPTAANPNPVQTFNGAAGAFNVGFNRGETFGYFAGGYLKLLDDKLTLSAEGRYQSDKRTARTLRPADLTTIATSGLFAKTFKAFYPRVSADYDVGGGRKVYASYAKGGRPGGFNSALLSFLDPANSRYATCGCFAATVSQIQSLFGVTDSSFKQESLTIGELGFKGYLDNNKGYFDLNLYYGNVKNQQVTQAQVITALTPPTTLSIITNTGKTEIYGVEFTGNYRFTPDLSLDVTGAYNYTKRKVFLDPSPATIAQFGISDFSGKKLHLAPIYSGSAVISYEQRTSDEWTPFGNIAAVYRGKQYADIANYSYIPGRVVVDLRAGAKTGTFRIEAFVTNLFDNRTYPAGNIAPDFGINKVGGVRSSNSGFFGAYAEPRTFGARASVHF; encoded by the coding sequence ATGGCCAAGACGCTAGCACGGACGCTTCTTTGCGCCACCGCGCTCACCAAATTTGCGTTGCCGCAATCTGCGGTTGCGCAGGATACCTCGCCCCAAGCCGCCGCCGACGAAAGCACCGCTGCCGAGGAACCGTCGAACGTAATCACCGTCACCGCACGCCGCCGCGATGAATCGATCGTCGATGTGCCGCTGGCGATCACCGTGGTCAGCAGTGAGAAGATGGACCGGCTCAACCTCAAGAGTACGCGCGACATCGCCAACTTTACACCCAGCCTCGAGTTCAGCGACTTTACCCAAGGCAACTCGCGCAACGACCGCGGCGCCAACCGGACGATCATCTTCCGCGGCCTGAACCTGGCGAACAACGGCGGCAGCACCACCCAGGCGGCATCGCTTTTCCTCGACGGTGCGGCGGTGATCAGCAACGAAATCCCGGGCAGCCTCGACATCGGCGCGGTCGAGGTGCTGCGCGGTCCGCAAAACGTCTATTTCGGCCGCGCCACGATGACCGGGGCGATATCGTATCGCACCAAGGCGATTCCGGACCGGTTCACCGTCGACGCCAACGCCACCGTGGCCGAGCGCGAAACCTACAAATTCGAAGCAAGTGTCGCGGGCCCCATCGTCGGCGACGCCTTGGGCGCACGGGTCACCGGGCTCTATGAGACCAACGACGGTTACATCACCAACGCCTACAAGCCGAGCGGCAAGAAGCTGGGTGCGCGCGAACGCCGTTCGATCTCGGGCACCGTGGACTTCAAGCCCGTCGACACGATGGAATTCAAGGCATACGTCAACTACTTCGAAGACGACGATAACCCGTCGGCGACGGTCAACATCTTCCCCGATGCGCAATATGCGGCGGCCGGTGGCAACGCTAACCTGCAGGGCGCGCTCGTCAGCCTCGGCACCGTGACCAACTGCCTGAAGGGACGCGACGCGACGCTCAACGGCGTCACCACGCTGGCTCGCGCGACGATTTGCGGCAAGGTACCAGGCCGCTCGCGCGCCCTCGCCTACTCTCGAACCGACATCCCGGCCGAATATCAGGCGGTCCTGTTCGACCTGAATCCATTCATCAAGGCGGAGGGCTTCGAGCGGACGGCCGGATCGCATCGCAACGGGTTCAACAGCCATCTCGTCGCCAACTTTCAGATCAGCGACTACCTGAAGTTCCAGTCGATCACCGGCTATCACAACAACACCACGCTGGTTGCCGTCGACGGCGCGCAACAGCCCATCACGCCGCAATCGCAGTTCAGCATCTTGTTCTTCGGGCTGACCAGCCGCTTCAAGGACTTGAGCCAGGAAATCCGGCTCAGCTCGGATCCCGAGCGCGCGTTTAGTTGGACGGTGGGAGCCAACTATATCGATGCGCGGGTGCTGAGCCAGGCGTTCAACCTCACGACCAGCAACATCCAACCGACCGCGGCCAACCCCAATCCTGTGCAAACCTTCAACGGCGCTGCGGGCGCATTCAACGTCGGCTTCAACCGTGGCGAGACGTTCGGCTATTTCGCGGGCGGCTATCTCAAGCTGCTCGACGACAAGCTGACGCTGAGCGCCGAGGGCCGGTACCAAAGCGACAAGCGGACCGCCCGGACGCTGAGGCCGGCCGATCTCACCACGATCGCGACCTCCGGTCTTTTCGCCAAGACCTTCAAGGCGTTCTACCCGCGCGTTTCGGCCGACTACGACGTCGGCGGGGGCCGCAAGGTCTATGCCTCGTACGCCAAGGGCGGGCGCCCGGGTGGCTTCAACTCGGCGCTGCTGAGCTTCCTCGATCCCGCCAACTCGCGCTACGCGACGTGCGGCTGCTTCGCCGCGACGGTGTCTCAGATCCAGTCGTTGTTCGGGGTGACCGATTCGTCGTTCAAGCAGGAAAGCCTGACCATCGGCGAACTCGGCTTCAAGGGCTATCTCGACAACAACAAGGGCTACTTCGATCTCAATCTCTACTACGGCAACGTCAAGAATCAGCAGGTTACCCAGGCCCAGGTGATTACCGCCCTGACCCCGCCGACAACGTTGAGCATCATCACCAACACCGGCAAGACCGAGATCTACGGCGTCGAATTCACCGGCAACTACCGGTTCACGCCCGACCTTTCGCTCGATGTGACCGGCGCCTACAACTACACCAAGCGGAAAGTCTTCCTCGATCCGTCGCCGGCGACGATCGCCCAGTTCGGCATCTCGGACTTCAGCGGCAAGAAACTGCACCTCGCGCCGATTTACAGCGGATCGGCGGTGATCTCATACGAGCAGCGGACTTCTGACGAGTGGACGCCGTTCGGTAACATCGCGGCCGTCTATCGCGGCAAGCAGTACGCCGACATCGCCAACTACTCGTACATTCCGGGCCGCGTCGTCGTCGATTTGCGCGCCGGCGCCAAGACTGGTACTTTCCGGATCGAGGCGTTCGTCACCAACCTCTTCGACAACCGGACCTATCCGGCTGGCAACATTGCGCCCGATTTCGGCATCAACAAGGTTGGTGGGGTGCGCTCCTCGAACAGCGGCTTCTTCGGCGCGTACGCAGAGCCCCGGACGTTCGGAGCCCGGGCCAGCGTCCACTTCTGA
- a CDS encoding aldo/keto reductase has product MQYRRLGNSELQVSAVGLGCNNFGGNPVNAASGTVYGALDFDRARAVIDAAFDAGITLFDTADVYGEGGSEEQLGRVLKGRRQQVVLATKWGSGIDPASGIAWGSRDYIRRACEASLRRLGTDFIDLYQMHWPCPRTPIEETLAALDELADEGKVRCIGHSHMAAWQLADADWTARANGVRRFVAAQDHYSLLAREAERELLPACARFGVGLLPYFPLANGWLTGKYRRGQPAPEGARMAGRAIDERTYDIIESLIAFADARGLSLADVAIGALLSRREVACVIAGATRPEQARANAAAADWIASTADMTELETLLAPGAVGTAQ; this is encoded by the coding sequence ATGCAATACAGGCGGCTGGGTAACTCCGAACTGCAGGTCTCGGCGGTCGGGCTGGGGTGCAACAACTTCGGTGGCAATCCCGTCAACGCGGCCAGCGGCACGGTTTACGGTGCGCTCGATTTCGACCGGGCACGCGCGGTGATCGATGCCGCGTTTGACGCCGGGATCACGCTGTTCGACACCGCCGACGTCTATGGCGAGGGTGGGTCGGAGGAGCAACTTGGGCGCGTACTTAAAGGCCGACGACAGCAAGTCGTGCTGGCGACGAAATGGGGCTCGGGGATCGATCCGGCCAGCGGCATCGCCTGGGGATCGCGCGATTATATCCGGCGGGCCTGCGAGGCGAGCCTGAGGCGGCTGGGGACGGATTTCATCGATCTCTATCAAATGCACTGGCCGTGCCCGCGCACCCCGATCGAGGAGACCTTGGCGGCACTCGACGAACTGGCCGACGAAGGCAAGGTCCGCTGCATCGGCCATTCGCACATGGCCGCTTGGCAGCTTGCCGATGCCGACTGGACCGCGCGCGCCAACGGCGTTCGCCGGTTCGTAGCCGCGCAGGATCATTACAGCCTGCTCGCGCGCGAGGCCGAGCGCGAGCTGCTTCCGGCCTGCGCTCGCTTCGGGGTTGGGCTGCTGCCCTATTTTCCGCTCGCCAACGGCTGGCTCACGGGCAAGTACCGCCGCGGCCAGCCGGCGCCCGAGGGCGCGCGGATGGCCGGGCGGGCGATCGATGAGCGGACCTACGACATCATCGAGTCGCTCATCGCCTTTGCCGATGCGCGCGGACTGTCGCTTGCCGATGTCGCGATTGGGGCCCTGCTCTCCCGCCGCGAAGTGGCCTGCGTGATCGCCGGGGCGACCCGCCCCGAACAGGCGCGCGCCAACGCCGCTGCCGCCGACTGGATCGCCAGCACAGCCGACATGACCGAACTCGAGACACTGCTCGCTCCTGGCGCGGTGGGCACCGCGCAGTGA
- a CDS encoding aspartate/glutamate racemase family protein — MSAAAAEERRSPGWRGRIGIVQPSPGVMLEYEWPRWLPDDVLFPVARVAMRDATAVGYRGVVEQAPAAAHELAKAGAGVVAFACTIGSVFEGAGPEAELVERMTAASGLPALSLGSTSLAALHAVGASRIAVLTPYSDAVNGWVGGYLTECGFAVEGFISTPVDIVTVGNLPSAEIAEIAVQGLARLTGADALWIPCTAIRTLDAIEAIEGRSGLPAISASQALLWRSLAFLDLAGAGRPCGRLFQTT; from the coding sequence TTGAGCGCGGCGGCCGCGGAAGAACGCCGGTCACCCGGCTGGCGCGGCCGCATCGGGATCGTCCAGCCATCGCCGGGGGTGATGCTCGAATACGAATGGCCGCGCTGGCTGCCTGACGACGTCCTGTTTCCAGTCGCGCGGGTCGCCATGCGCGATGCCACCGCCGTAGGCTACCGTGGCGTGGTGGAGCAAGCTCCCGCGGCGGCGCACGAGCTGGCCAAGGCGGGTGCGGGAGTTGTCGCCTTCGCCTGCACCATCGGGAGCGTGTTCGAAGGCGCCGGGCCAGAGGCCGAGCTGGTCGAGCGCATGACAGCGGCATCGGGCCTGCCCGCGCTAAGCCTGGGTTCGACATCGCTGGCGGCGCTGCACGCGGTCGGTGCCTCGCGAATAGCGGTGCTCACGCCATATTCGGACGCGGTCAACGGCTGGGTCGGAGGGTATCTGACCGAATGCGGGTTCGCGGTCGAAGGCTTTATCTCGACGCCGGTGGATATAGTCACGGTCGGCAATCTGCCCTCGGCGGAGATCGCCGAAATCGCAGTTCAGGGCTTGGCGCGGCTGACCGGCGCCGATGCGCTTTGGATCCCGTGCACCGCCATCCGCACTCTCGATGCGATCGAGGCGATCGAAGGCCGCAGCGGCCTGCCAGCGATCAGCGCGAGTCAGGCGTTGCTGTGGCGCTCACTCGCCTTCCTCGACTTGGCGGGTGCGGGCAGGCCCTGCGGGCGCCTGTTTCAGACCACATGA